The following proteins are encoded in a genomic region of Haloarcula marina:
- a CDS encoding enolase C-terminal domain-like protein: MAVTIDRIETVEFEYELPDVGTPPGGFDVIYDPGNTMTRSLFAVRISTSDGLTGEYVGSNSPGAAQINMVADYLVGRDPTARERHWSELKRALRKYDRMGIGPLDIALWDYAGKKYDAPIHELLGSYRDRFPAYASTYQGDRSGGLDSPAAYADFAEECLEMGYPGFKVHGWDGDWRDPDLLAETVRAVGERVGDEMDLMVDPACDLDTYAEALQVGRACDEYGYLWYEDPYRDGGISQHGHRKLRQALDTPILQTEHIRGLEPHTDFVATESTDFVRADPEYDGGFTGASKIAAMAEGFGLDVEFHAPGPAQRHCIAATRNANYYEMALVHPDAPNTTPPIYAGGYRDELDAVDDDGRVPVPDGPGLGVEYDWDYIEANELGRREYR; the protein is encoded by the coding sequence ATGGCTGTCACTATCGACCGCATCGAAACCGTCGAGTTCGAGTACGAACTCCCAGACGTGGGGACGCCGCCCGGCGGGTTCGACGTTATCTACGACCCCGGCAACACGATGACGCGTTCGCTGTTCGCCGTCCGAATCTCGACGAGCGACGGGCTAACGGGCGAGTACGTCGGCAGTAACTCGCCGGGTGCGGCCCAGATAAACATGGTCGCTGACTACCTCGTCGGCCGAGACCCGACGGCCCGCGAGCGGCACTGGTCCGAACTGAAACGCGCGCTGCGGAAGTACGACCGGATGGGCATCGGCCCGTTGGACATCGCGCTGTGGGACTACGCAGGCAAGAAGTACGACGCGCCGATTCACGAGTTGCTGGGGAGTTATCGGGACCGGTTCCCCGCCTACGCGTCGACGTATCAGGGCGACCGGAGCGGCGGCCTCGACTCGCCCGCGGCGTACGCCGACTTCGCCGAGGAGTGTCTGGAGATGGGGTATCCGGGCTTCAAGGTCCACGGGTGGGACGGCGACTGGCGTGACCCGGACCTGTTGGCCGAGACGGTGCGCGCCGTCGGCGAGCGAGTGGGCGACGAGATGGACCTGATGGTCGACCCTGCGTGTGACCTCGACACCTACGCCGAAGCGCTACAGGTGGGGCGGGCCTGCGACGAGTACGGCTACCTCTGGTACGAGGACCCGTACCGGGACGGCGGCATCTCCCAGCACGGACACCGGAAGTTGCGGCAGGCGCTCGACACCCCCATCCTCCAGACCGAGCATATCCGAGGGCTGGAACCACACACTGACTTCGTCGCCACCGAGTCGACTGATTTCGTCCGGGCGGACCCCGAGTACGACGGCGGCTTTACCGGCGCGTCGAAGATTGCGGCGATGGCCGAGGGGTTCGGTCTGGACGTGGAGTTCCACGCGCCGGGGCCCGCCCAACGCCACTGCATCGCGGCGACGCGGAACGCGAACTACTACGAGATGGCGCTGGTCCACCCGGACGCCCCCAACACCACGCCGCCCATCTACGCGGGCGGTTACCGGGACGAACTCGACGCCGTCGACGACGACGGGAGGGTCCCGGTCCCCGACGGCCCCGGCCTCGGCGTCGAGTACGACTGGGACTACATCGAAGCGAACGAACTCGGGCGGCGCGAGTACCGGTAG
- a CDS encoding amidohydrolase family protein: MRFVDTHTHTWGPNTEELPWPVDVLPPGWEGAYTGHDLVADMDAAGVAESVMVTTPMYGRGVRANEYTMRSTEAYPDRLWGVGLMDFYGDPDDVRADLRRVVGHDRMLGVRMHACLEYAEHSTELNRTADWILDDELDVVWDEAAELDTSIFIFPKAEQISTIETLAGRYPDVQIVVDHMAFPDETTDPDAAPWTDFESLADHDNVAVKVSSLPRSSEEAWPYEDLWGYVRNLLEWFGPERLMLGSDYPWMDDWADYESCLSWVEEAEFASARDYAYMAHRTFERIHES, encoded by the coding sequence ATGCGATTCGTCGATACACACACCCACACGTGGGGACCGAACACCGAGGAACTGCCGTGGCCGGTCGACGTCCTGCCGCCGGGGTGGGAGGGCGCGTACACCGGCCACGACCTCGTGGCCGACATGGACGCCGCGGGCGTCGCGGAGAGCGTCATGGTCACGACGCCGATGTACGGCCGCGGGGTCCGCGCCAACGAGTACACGATGCGCTCTACCGAGGCCTACCCCGACCGCCTCTGGGGCGTCGGTCTCATGGACTTCTACGGCGACCCCGACGACGTGCGGGCCGACCTTCGGCGCGTCGTCGGTCACGACCGAATGCTCGGCGTTCGGATGCACGCCTGTCTGGAGTACGCCGAACACTCCACCGAACTGAATCGCACCGCCGACTGGATACTCGACGACGAACTCGACGTGGTGTGGGACGAGGCGGCCGAACTGGACACCTCGATATTCATCTTCCCGAAGGCCGAGCAGATTTCGACCATCGAGACGCTCGCTGGCCGCTACCCGGACGTGCAAATCGTCGTCGACCACATGGCGTTCCCGGACGAGACCACCGACCCAGACGCGGCCCCGTGGACGGACTTCGAGTCACTGGCCGACCACGACAACGTCGCGGTGAAGGTAAGTTCGCTCCCGCGGTCCAGCGAGGAGGCGTGGCCTTACGAGGACCTGTGGGGCTACGTCCGCAATCTGCTGGAGTGGTTCGGCCCCGAGCGGCTGATGCTCGGGTCGGACTACCCGTGGATGGACGACTGGGCCGACTACGAGTCCTGTCTCTCCTGGGTCGAGGAAGCGGAGTTCGCGTCCGCCCGCGACTACGCCTACATGGCGCACCGAACGTTCGAGCGGATTCACGAGTCCTGA
- a CDS encoding SDR family NAD(P)-dependent oxidoreductase produces MVGHTEYDYGDESAIVTGSTKGIGRGIAEGLAGADANVVVNSRSESEVTSVADELADHGSGEVIGVAADMGDPGDIERLVETAIDAFGEIDLLVNNAAVWPNEDSLVDSDIEQWDSTMDVNVRSQYYAAKLVAAHMRENDIKGSIINHTSQAGDRRTGPFGMYGISKTSINGLTWRMAQELAEDGIRMNAISTDVTETHQTWVEAEAEAENEPDRTAEEILRARGERRPIGRLGQPEDLANAVLFLASDKASYVVGDILRVSGGGNLE; encoded by the coding sequence ATGGTAGGTCACACCGAGTACGACTACGGTGACGAGTCGGCTATCGTCACCGGGTCGACGAAGGGTATCGGACGCGGTATCGCGGAGGGGTTGGCCGGGGCCGACGCGAACGTCGTCGTCAACTCCCGCAGCGAGTCGGAGGTAACGTCCGTCGCCGACGAACTGGCCGACCACGGAAGCGGGGAGGTCATCGGCGTCGCCGCCGACATGGGCGACCCGGGAGACATCGAGAGACTGGTCGAGACGGCAATCGACGCCTTCGGCGAAATCGACCTCCTCGTGAACAACGCGGCCGTCTGGCCGAACGAGGACTCGCTGGTCGACTCCGACATCGAACAGTGGGACTCGACGATGGACGTCAACGTTCGGTCGCAGTACTACGCCGCGAAACTCGTCGCCGCACACATGCGCGAGAACGACATCAAGGGGAGTATCATCAACCACACGAGCCAGGCGGGCGACAGACGAACCGGCCCCTTCGGGATGTACGGTATCTCGAAGACCTCTATCAACGGCCTGACGTGGCGAATGGCACAGGAACTCGCTGAGGACGGTATCCGCATGAACGCCATCTCGACGGACGTGACCGAGACGCACCAGACGTGGGTGGAAGCCGAAGCGGAGGCCGAGAACGAACCCGACCGGACGGCCGAGGAGATTCTGCGGGCGCGGGGTGAGAGACGGCCCATCGGCCGCCTCGGCCAACCCGAAGACCTCGCGAACGCCGTCCTGTTCCTCGCGAGCGACAAGGCCTCCTACGTCGTCGGCGACATCCTCAGAGTGAGCGGCGGCGGGAACTTGGAGTGA
- a CDS encoding mandelate racemase family protein, translating into MAPEITSIESVEFAYPIEDVGTDQHGYNLVYEPGAVTERKLFGLKIHTDEGITGEYVGGNSPGAAQINMFADYLVGKNPLEREKHWSEVKRALRKYDRMGIGPIDVALWDFAGKYYDAPIHELLGTYRERFPAYASTYHGDENGGLDTPEAFADFAEECLEMGYGAFKIHGWGGSEGSRDLRREIEAVHAVGERVGDKMDMMHDPACELETFADALKLGRALDEEGFFWYEDPYRDGGISQHAHRKLRQSLDTPILQTEHVRGLEPATDFVANESTDFLRADPEYDGGITGAMKRAKVAEGFGLDVEFHAPGPAQRHCIAAIRNTNYYEMALVHPDAPNTTPPIYAGDYEDQLDTVDSDGMVEVPHGPGLGVEYDWDYIETNATGSLHTYE; encoded by the coding sequence ATGGCTCCAGAGATAACTAGCATCGAATCAGTGGAGTTTGCCTATCCCATCGAGGACGTGGGCACAGACCAGCACGGGTACAATCTCGTCTACGAACCCGGTGCAGTCACCGAGCGCAAACTGTTCGGCCTGAAGATTCACACCGACGAGGGCATCACCGGCGAGTACGTCGGCGGGAACTCCCCCGGCGCAGCCCAGATAAACATGTTCGCCGACTACCTCGTCGGCAAGAACCCCCTCGAACGGGAGAAACACTGGAGCGAGGTGAAACGCGCGCTGCGGAAGTACGACCGGATGGGCATCGGCCCCATCGACGTCGCCCTGTGGGACTTCGCCGGGAAGTACTACGACGCGCCGATTCACGAACTGCTCGGAACCTATCGGGAGCGATTCCCCGCCTACGCGTCGACCTACCACGGCGACGAGAACGGTGGCCTCGACACGCCCGAGGCGTTCGCGGACTTCGCCGAGGAGTGTCTGGAGATGGGCTACGGGGCGTTCAAGATTCACGGATGGGGCGGTAGCGAGGGGTCGCGCGACTTACGCCGTGAAATCGAGGCGGTCCACGCCGTCGGCGAGCGAGTGGGCGACAAGATGGACATGATGCACGACCCGGCCTGCGAACTGGAGACGTTCGCCGACGCGCTGAAACTCGGCCGTGCCCTCGACGAGGAAGGGTTCTTCTGGTACGAGGACCCGTACCGGGACGGCGGCATCTCTCAGCACGCCCACCGGAAACTCCGACAGTCGCTCGACACGCCGATTCTCCAGACTGAACACGTCCGCGGCCTCGAACCGGCGACGGACTTCGTCGCCAACGAGTCGACGGACTTCCTCCGCGCCGACCCCGAGTACGACGGTGGTATCACCGGTGCGATGAAGCGCGCGAAAGTCGCGGAAGGGTTCGGTCTGGACGTGGAGTTCCACGCGCCGGGACCCGCCCAACGCCACTGCATCGCCGCCATCCGCAACACCAACTACTACGAGATGGCGCTGGTCCACCCGGACGCCCCCAACACCACGCCGCCCATCTACGCGGGCGACTACGAGGACCAACTCGACACCGTCGACAGCGACGGGATGGTCGAGGTGCCACACGGCCCGGGACTGGGCGTCGAGTACGACTGGGACTACATCGAGACCAACGCGACCGGCAGTCTCCACACGTACGAGTGA
- a CDS encoding Gfo/Idh/MocA family protein, translating to MTYRAGIIGTGGIAGMGILGMHDAEDIGKKKVRASHAGGIDAADGIELAAVADVDEEKLDRFGEAWDIPPENRYVGHEAMLDAEDLDVVSVCTPSYLHAAHVVDAARSAADPSLVWCEKPIASAVSDAEEMVDVCDETDTELLVNHSFRFTTKLQQLRDLVQEEDIIGDVLSVSTQFRMELLRNSTHLLDTLVYLLDDRASKVAGHITGENEAVESLEAAERVDDAGGGGFVVMDDGAFVTIDCTIPREPSSMTLNFIGTEGKLYLNNDDGEWRYWRLEDGDHVEDSLPGIEGAWTWDEDYRDAFANAASDIVSVLDGEMDNPSTGEEATRSLEIIAAFYISHYTGGQVSIPLDRPLRDVNITSW from the coding sequence ATGACATACAGAGCCGGAATCATCGGAACGGGCGGTATCGCTGGGATGGGCATCCTCGGGATGCACGACGCCGAGGACATCGGCAAGAAGAAGGTCCGCGCGAGTCACGCGGGCGGCATCGACGCCGCCGACGGCATCGAACTCGCCGCGGTTGCCGACGTGGACGAGGAGAAACTCGACCGGTTCGGCGAGGCGTGGGACATCCCACCGGAGAACCGGTACGTGGGTCACGAGGCGATGTTGGACGCCGAGGACTTGGACGTGGTCTCCGTCTGCACGCCGTCGTACCTCCACGCCGCCCACGTCGTCGACGCCGCCCGGTCGGCGGCCGACCCGTCGCTCGTCTGGTGTGAGAAGCCTATCGCGTCGGCCGTCAGCGACGCCGAGGAGATGGTCGACGTGTGCGACGAGACGGACACGGAACTGCTCGTCAACCACTCGTTCCGATTCACGACCAAACTCCAGCAACTCCGCGACTTGGTGCAGGAAGAAGATATCATCGGCGACGTGCTTTCGGTCTCGACGCAGTTCCGGATGGAACTGCTGCGGAACTCGACGCACCTGCTGGATACGCTGGTCTACTTGCTGGACGACAGGGCCAGCAAGGTCGCCGGACACATCACGGGCGAGAACGAGGCCGTCGAATCGCTGGAAGCCGCCGAACGCGTCGACGACGCGGGCGGCGGCGGATTCGTGGTGATGGACGACGGGGCGTTCGTGACCATCGACTGCACGATACCCCGCGAACCCTCCTCGATGACGCTGAACTTCATCGGCACCGAGGGGAAACTGTACTTGAACAACGACGACGGCGAGTGGCGCTACTGGCGTCTCGAAGACGGCGACCACGTCGAAGACTCGTTGCCCGGCATCGAGGGCGCGTGGACGTGGGACGAGGACTACCGCGACGCCTTCGCCAACGCCGCCTCGGATATCGTGTCGGTGCTGGACGGCGAGATGGACAATCCGTCGACGGGCGAGGAAGCCACTCGCTCGCTCGAAATCATCGCGGCCTTCTACATCTCGCACTACACCGGTGGGCAGGTGTCCATCCCGCTGGACCGGCCGTTACGCGACGTGAACATCACGTCGTGGTGA
- a CDS encoding fumarylacetoacetate hydrolase family protein encodes MRYYRTASAEGPRLVARDGDRAYDLTAARPRVTGFDELAHVAHVASETVDDVARRLLDEADEINPPDEATVRVPLRADEVWAAGVTYEISEQAREAESGMPEMYLDVYEADRPEIFFKATPSRVVSPGDAVGIRADSEWDVPEPELGIVLHDGDIVGYTVGNDMSSRSIEGENPLYLPQAKIYARSCSLGPCVVTPEAVGDPHDLEMRMTISRDGEQLYEEGTSTSEMVRTCEELVSYLTRHNDISETTVLLTGTSLVPAEGFTLEPGDDIHIDIDGIGRLSNTVTTV; translated from the coding sequence ATGCGTTACTATCGCACAGCCAGTGCCGAGGGACCCCGACTCGTCGCTCGCGACGGCGACCGTGCGTACGACCTCACCGCCGCCCGACCGCGGGTGACCGGATTCGACGAACTCGCGCACGTCGCGCACGTCGCGAGCGAAACGGTCGACGACGTGGCCCGTCGGCTACTGGACGAGGCCGACGAAATCAACCCCCCCGACGAGGCGACTGTCCGCGTCCCCCTCCGCGCCGACGAAGTGTGGGCCGCGGGTGTCACCTACGAAATCAGCGAGCAGGCCCGCGAGGCCGAGAGCGGGATGCCCGAGATGTATCTCGACGTCTACGAGGCGGACCGCCCGGAGATATTCTTCAAGGCCACGCCCTCGCGCGTCGTCTCGCCGGGCGACGCCGTCGGTATCCGGGCCGACTCGGAGTGGGACGTGCCGGAACCCGAACTCGGCATCGTCCTCCACGACGGCGACATCGTCGGCTACACCGTCGGCAACGACATGAGCAGTCGCTCCATCGAGGGCGAGAACCCGCTCTATCTCCCGCAGGCGAAGATTTACGCCCGCTCGTGTTCGCTCGGTCCCTGCGTCGTCACCCCGGAGGCCGTCGGCGACCCGCACGACCTAGAGATGCGGATGACCATCTCGCGCGACGGCGAACAGTTGTACGAAGAGGGAACGTCGACGAGCGAGATGGTCCGCACCTGCGAGGAACTCGTCTCCTACCTCACGCGGCACAACGACATCTCTGAGACCACGGTGTTGCTCACCGGCACGTCGCTCGTTCCAGCGGAGGGGTTCACCCTCGAACCCGGCGACGACATCCACATCGACATCGACGGTATCGGTCGACTCTCCAACACGGTCACGACCGTCTGA